TCTATTCTCAGTACTATCTTAATGAATACGGACAGTTCATCGTTGAGGATAAGTACAGAGACAAGGAAATATTCGATTTTGTTGACGAGCAGCTCTCAAAAATTGTGGAGGAAAACAGCAGTGAGTACAACATAATAGTTGATTCTCTCTCATTCTTCCTGAACCTGTCTGTCGACTGGGGTTTAAAGGACTGGTTCCTCAACAAACTTTACACGATATCAAAGGAGAAGGGTGTAGTTGTTTACGGCTACCTGCTGAAAAACGTGCATCCAGCAAGCGTGGTGAACAAAGTACTCGACCTCTCAGACGTCGTGTTTGACATCGAGTCTGAGAGAGTTGGAGAAAGGATCGTGAACAAGTTTGCGGTGCCAAAACTCAGAGGCAAGCAGCCATTAACCGAGTACTTCAGGTTCTATGTGGAGGAAGGTATACAGGTTGACACTTCAAGAGATATAGCCTAGCAGTACTGAATGGAGGAGGATAAGAACAGACAGGGCCAAAAGGGTGAGATCGCTCCTGCCGGGTTTTCTTGTAACTCCCGATGCAGCATAGTTGAATCCCTTTGAGTAAAGGGATTCTGATATGCTGATGGCCCTTAAAATTGCGGTTGAAATAAAGGCCTTGAGCAGCCTGTAGTATCCGAAAAAACCTCTCTGTTCATGGATCTCCCACACATTCCTGAAATCGGAAACCAGCAGTGGAATCATAGACACCGCCAGATATATGATGCTGACAAATTTTTTTGGAAATTTGAAATACAGCAGTGCACCTCCAATTTCGCTGAGGTTTGCAGCATAAATCAGGCTTCCTGCAGATATCAGTGCAATGAAGGCCAGAAAGCTGAGAAGTACATGATAGCCGAACAGAACGGAGGACAGGGCAAACAGGATCAGAAATGGTATAAACGCCTTTAGAAGTCTGAAAGACCTGCCTTTTGTGTAGATGGAGGACAGTACAATCGTAAAGATTGATGTTTCGGGAGCCATTGAGGAAATGTAAACGGACATGGAAAGGATTATTGCTGAAATCAGGCAAATTCGCCCTTCTCCATCCCCCCCCTTCAATCCCTCTTTAAGAGAATCCAGTATCATAGCTCTATCCTTCTGTCGCAGTATCCGGCCAGCTCTTCATCGTGGGTGGCTATAACTGCACTTTTTCCGTGCTTTTTAAGCAGGTAAATCAGCTTCCTCCTGAAGTTGACGTCCTGTCCTGCGCTGGGCTCGTCAAGAAGGAGGATCGGATGCTTAAACGCCTTTGCAATTGCCACCCTTCTCATCTGTCCGCTGCTGAGAGACTGAGGATGTCTTTTCAATATGCTTTCCAGCTCAAAATCACGGATGATTTCCATACTGCCAACTTCCTCCTCAACCGTGCTCTCGGTTAGGTGGTAGGGCGGGTGCTGGAGGGCAATGCCAAATTTCATTTTTCTTTTTCTCATATCTCTCGCAATCCTTTTCAGCATGGTTGTTTTTCCCGAGCCGTTTTCACCGGTCAGTGCGATAACTTCTCCCTGCCTCAGGTTTATCTCACCCTCGTATACTGTATCTCCAATTTCAACCTCGGGAATTTCGATCACCTTAACCTCCATGCCTAGATCGACACTTCTATCAAAGTACCTCTCGAATTCGATCCTGTGCTCGGAGACTATGTGGCGAAAGTTCCTGATGATTCTGATCACCTTCAGGGCGTTTTTTCGGCTTATATTTGCAAAGGGCTCATCAAATATCAGAAATTTCGCATTCGAAGCTATCGCTGCCGCTATCTCGACCAGTTGAAGCTCTCCCGTCGAGATCTCAAACGTATTCTTTCCGATCAAATTGCCGATGCCCAGCTCTTCACAGATCTGCTCCGCTTCCGATCTTGCCTCATAGGCTTTCACACCCTGCTGGATTAGTGGGAATGCAACCTCGTCAAGGATATCGAGGCACGTAATCGCCTCCTCCGGATTCTGCCTTAAAAGATAAACACTCTTTGGATTCGGTTTCTCTCCAAAAACTCTAACCCTACCCTCAAGCATTCCACCGTAAAATTCTGGTATCAGGCCGTTAGACATTCTTAACACGGTGCTTTTACCAGATCCCGTTTTGCCCTTAATGAACTCACCACCCTCGAACCTTTCCCTGAAATCCTTCAACCCCAGTTTTCCGTTTGGATACGTGTAGGATCTGACGCTGAACTCAATCAAGTTCAATCCCTCTTTCTATCAGCATTCTGTAAACGTACCGATAAACCAGTACTGCCAGAAGGTGGTCGACAAAGAAGTCCTGAGGTATGAAAATCAGAACCGTTGCGGTGAAGATCACCAGCAACGGGTCAGCAAAACTCAGTCCGAATGTCTTTAATGCACTTTCAGCCCATCCAAGCATCCTGGAATCGCCCAACGCAAAATTGTAGAAAACGATGAACCCTAGCACGTAGGTCGGGATAACAGCCACGAGGGTCAGAAGCCACAGGAGAAGAACCTCCTTTCTGTCTCCCTTTTTCCATATCATTTTTCTGAAGAATCCAGCGAGGAAGGCAGACAGGATAAAGCCGTAGATGAATCCCGCCGTAGGGCCAAAAAGTACACCAAGGCCTCCTCCGCCTGCAGCAAAGGGAAGTGCGAGAGCTATCAGGGCAATGTATATCAGCATCGCAAGAACTCCGTACTGCGGTCCGAGGAGAAAACCGGAGAGCATCACCCCAAAATTCTGCATTGTGTAGGGCACCGGTCCAATTTTGAAATTGAGCTGGGCGCTGATTGCGGTAATAACCGCCATGGCGACAGCGAGCATGACTTTTCTAGTATTGTAAACCATGAATTAAAATAGGTTTACGAAATTTAAAGATTTTGTTCACGGACAGATGCTTTCCAGCCACTC
This portion of the Archaeoglobus neptunius genome encodes:
- a CDS encoding RAD55 family ATPase translates to MQKLKTADVPTGIVLLDRRLDGGLPAGSFVCVYADPVSMPETFLYQFATVMRSYYFTTNRPAKFVKRDVEKLHLDTEQIIFVDIYSQYYLNEYGQFIVEDKYRDKEIFDFVDEQLSKIVEENSSEYNIIVDSLSFFLNLSVDWGLKDWFLNKLYTISKEKGVVVYGYLLKNVHPASVVNKVLDLSDVVFDIESERVGERIVNKFAVPKLRGKQPLTEYFRFYVEEGIQVDTSRDIA
- a CDS encoding ATP-binding cassette domain-containing protein; translation: MIEFSVRSYTYPNGKLGLKDFRERFEGGEFIKGKTGSGKSTVLRMSNGLIPEFYGGMLEGRVRVFGEKPNPKSVYLLRQNPEEAITCLDILDEVAFPLIQQGVKAYEARSEAEQICEELGIGNLIGKNTFEISTGELQLVEIAAAIASNAKFLIFDEPFANISRKNALKVIRIIRNFRHIVSEHRIEFERYFDRSVDLGMEVKVIEIPEVEIGDTVYEGEINLRQGEVIALTGENGSGKTTMLKRIARDMRKRKMKFGIALQHPPYHLTESTVEEEVGSMEIIRDFELESILKRHPQSLSSGQMRRVAIAKAFKHPILLLDEPSAGQDVNFRRKLIYLLKKHGKSAVIATHDEELAGYCDRRIEL
- a CDS encoding biotin transporter BioY, translating into MVYNTRKVMLAVAMAVITAISAQLNFKIGPVPYTMQNFGVMLSGFLLGPQYGVLAMLIYIALIALALPFAAGGGGLGVLFGPTAGFIYGFILSAFLAGFFRKMIWKKGDRKEVLLLWLLTLVAVIPTYVLGFIVFYNFALGDSRMLGWAESALKTFGLSFADPLLVIFTATVLIFIPQDFFVDHLLAVLVYRYVYRMLIERGIELD